The window cagactatattttggggaaaaagagaacaaattcctatgccccacaaataacccagagatgcattttaaattaaaagacagattctactcatgtaaaacatacTGATTACCAGACCGTCCACggtctggatttagaaggcgaatgggctgaatccagcccccaggccttagtttgcctacccatgctttaaaatCAAACAACAGTATGTCACAGTagtggcagcagaagcagctggcaaGATCTTATTACTTGTAAGCAggataacaaagaaagaaagcaaagcctATGTAAATCTACCTACGCCTAAAGGTTTAGCTGTTGTGCCCTCAGTGCATGTGCTGTTGCACATGGGGACAAAGCTGGAAACAACATGCCTTCTCtgtggtgccacccacccacacactgcCGGCAAGGAGTTTGGTTACCTTTCTCTGTGTTttgtcaaaacaaagtaaaaaaaatcctgccagtagcaccttagagaccaaccaagtttgttcttggtatgagctttcatgtgcatgcacacttctgaaatgtatatgaagtgtatctgaagacgtgtgcatgcacacaaaagctcataccaagaacaaacttagttggtctctaaggtgctactggaatgtcAAAACATTCGTTTTTTTATAGAAAGCTTTTCATTATGTTGCTCTTAATGTCTATATTGTGAGTGCAAGGTCTACTTTTTTGCTCCTTTTCGTTTGATAATTTGTTGTCAATcaacttttcattttgtttgatAATCATTGTTGTTTCGAtgcttgatttttatatttttaagctGCTATGAGCaacacctgaaggagcatctccacccccatcgcggttccctccctgtgagaagtgaggttgcagggaaccaggcagagggccttctcggtagtggtgcccaccctgtggaacgccctcccatcagatgtcaaggaaataaacaactatctgactagaaggcatctgaaggcagccctgtttaggaagtttttaatgtttgatgttttaatgtatgtgtttttaatattctgttgggagctgctcagagtggctggggaaacccagtcaggtgggcggggtataaataataaattgttgttgttgttgttactgctactgctactgctactacacCACTGTGGAGAAGAAAAGCAGAGTATAATTTATTTAGCACAAATAATACAGCCCTCAACACACATGTTGTATGAACtagccctgggttttttgggaAGATGGACAGCAGAgaactctctctctttcaccaAAGCTGCCTTATTTCACATATATCTGAACAGCAGCCTCACAGAACACATTCTCTCTGAGATTTGGGATCTTCCACTGCCACATTCACATACAGAAAACATAGGGAGGTACAATTTACTCCATACAAACCAATGACAAGACAAGGGCTGGAACTCTGATGTATGGTTCACTCAGAGGGGTGTTTGGTTACTTTCCAGGGAGAGGTGGATTAGCTTTCCAGCACCTCTAGCATGGCTGTCTTTACGTCCCTGGAGAGGCCTTTCCAACACTTTGAGAGCCACGGGTAGGGGTGTGCATGCaacatatacagtatgtgtgcAAGCACTGCTTTCTTACACCCCCTTGTGGCATTTCCGTGCAGTAGAACAGGGCTGTTAAAAAGCCACTTGCTTAGTCGTCCAACAGCAAGCAAGACTTGCTtatagtgcaggggtggccaactcccaagagattgcaaTCTACTCTCAGAATtaaaaactgccagtgatctacccctgtttttgggggattcaggtcaaagttgttgggctttttttagggaggaggaaagccacgaTTTTGGAGAATTCATGCCTAAGCTCAAAGGGAGAAAGGGGAACAGCCACTCGCCAACAGATCGCTAGGGAACcaaacagcctcactgagtaaacTCCGACTTACATTCTGCAGATcgtgcaacaatggagggtggagAGAGGGGGCGGGACCAGATTCTGTTTTACCAatgctaaggaaagggacccagcgatCGACCGCAATCTACTaaaacctcccggggatctaTCAGTAGATCgtgattgacctgttggacatgcctgttacaGTGGACCTGAAAAGTCTGACAACTATGTGGGTACGAGGTTTAAATCTCTGCTACCGTTGTACTGATATCACATCATATATCCCCGCCTGCATTGCCCAGGACCATGGGAGCAAGTGAGACACATAACCAACAGCTTATCACAAATGTACCTTTTTCCAGAAAGTCCTCGGGATGCTGCCTTATGTATTCTGAAAGTTCTCTATCCTTTACAGCATATTTGTAATTGGCTCGCTTACAGAGGTAATAGCCTATATAGAAGCCAATAGATGTGACCAGGACTTGGCGATGGACTCCTGGAACAggacaaagaaaaaagagggaggaaatgggggaAGATCAGGGGTAGCAGTTTAACAGGGTGAATGGAAACATCCATAAAGCATTTTGCTCCGTTTTATTTTAAGTTGAGCTGAGCACAATTTGAAGCGTTCATAATTTGGCCACGCAGCACCAAATCTGAAAATGTGCTCAAAGGCAACAAGCAGCAGAG of the Lacerta agilis isolate rLacAgi1 chromosome 4, rLacAgi1.pri, whole genome shotgun sequence genome contains:
- the LOC117045056 gene encoding NADH dehydrogenase [ubiquinone] 1 subunit C2-like, with amino-acid sequence MPPTLHLWLPDEALSMPPPRLFNRGSVYMGFLGWISVLLENAINQRPVLRTGVHRQVLVTSIGFYIGYYLCKRANYKYAVKDRELSEYIRQHPEDFLEKECKSEFTQ